CAGATCCGTCTGGCGGACAACCAGCTCTCCCGCCGCCACTCCCAGTTCTCCTTCTGCGACGGCGTGCTCTATGTCGAGGACCTGGGGAGCAAGAACGGGACGCTCGTCAACGGCGAGCCCGTGCGCGACCGCCTCGCCATCAAGGACGGCGACCGCATCACCGTCGGCAGCCATGAACTGGTCGTCATCCACCCCACCCCGACCAGCGACCGCGCCGGCGTTCTGGCGCCCCTCGGCCAGCGCGAGGAGGAGGAGAACGCCTTCCAGGAGCTTGCGCATCAGGTCGGGTCGGACTTCGGCGGCTACGTCGTGGAGAAGGTCATCTTCAACGGCACCGCCTCGGTCGTCTTCCGCGCCCGCCAGGTCCAGACGGGCACGCCGGCCGCCGTCAAGGTGCTCAAGCGCCTGAAGCGGGTCACCGTGGAGGACCAGAACCGGTTCCTGCGAGGGGCCAGGCACAGCGCCGCGCTGAGGCACGAGAACTTCGTGCGCGTCTACAAGGGCGGGCGCGTGCACGAGTGGTTCTACATCGCCATGGAATACGCGCCGGGCCGCAACCTGGTGGAGATCGTCGAACACAAGGGCGGGCCGCTCGAGGTGAAGACGGCCCTGCGGATCGCCGACCAGGTCCTGGATGCCCTCCAGTACGCCTACGAGCAGGACATCGTGTTCCGGGCCGTCCGCCCCGACAACATCATCATCACCGAGGGCATGACGGTGAAGCTGACGGACTTCGACCTGGTCAAGCCGCTGGCCGGCCGCCAGGACGCCCAGGTCACCCGCGTCATGGACGGCAGCCTCAAGGTCGATCCGGCGTTCGCGGCCCCGGAACTGATCGCCTACCCCGTCGTGGCCGACCAGAAGGCCGACGTCTTCGGCGCCGGCGCCGTGCTCTACTACATGCTCTGCGCACGGCCGCCGTTCGGCGGCGCGCTGCCTGCCGACAAGCTGACGAGCGCCTTCGACCGCGTCGCCGTGCCGCCCCGCGAGATCAACCCCGAGGTGCCCGAGGCCGTCTGCGAGGTGCTCAAGCAGGCCATGTCGGACTACGATCGCTACGCCACGCCCGGTGCCATGCGCGAGGCCCTGGCGCAGGCCGCCGCCGAGGTCCGGCACTGAGGCGGCGGGACGATCGGAGGCCCCTCGCATGAGCGCATACGTGCAGATCACCGAGGGGGAACGTGCCGGCTGGAGCCTTGCGCTGGACCGCATCGGGTCCTACACCATCGGGCGCCGCTCCGCCAGCGACCTCTCGATCGTCGAGAAGGCCGTCTCCCGCACGCACTGCCGGGTCGAGTTCGACGGCAGCTTCTACTGGCTCGTCGACTGCGACAGCCACAACGGCACGTTCGTCAACGAGCGCCGCGTCACCCGCAGCATGCTCTACGACGGCGACATGATCCGCGTCGGCCACGTCAGTCTCCGCTTCGTCATGCCCGGGCAGACCGCCGGTTCCCACGGCTGATCCCCGCGCCGAAGCTGGCCGTTCGCGCGTCGGACCGGTATAATCGTCTCCGTCGCCTGTCCTTCGGCACCGTCCAGTCCGGGAGTGCTCCATGTTGCTCAGAACGCGCGGCGTCCGCCTGTACGGCAAGCGGGACCTTCGCCTCGAGGCCTTCGACCTGCCCGAGCCGACCGACGACGAGATACTCGCCCAGGTCGTGACGAACAGCATCTGCATGTCGTCCCACAAGGCCGCCGAGCAGGGCGCCGATCACAAGCGCGTGCCCGCCGACGTGGCGCAGAACCCGGTCCTGATCGGGCACGAATTCGCCGGGCGGCTGATCAGAGTCGGCCGGCGATGGGCCGATCGCTTCGAGCCCGGGCAGTTGTTCGCCATCCAGCCGGCCATCAACTACAAGGGCGCGCTCACCGCCCCCGGCTACTCCTACCCTCACATCGGCGGAAACGCCACGTTCATCATCATCCCGTCCGAAGTGATGGAGATGGGCTGCCTGCTGCCTTACACCGGTGACGCGTTCTTCAAGGCCTCCCTGGCCGAGCCGATGTCGTGCATCGTCGGCGCCTTCCGCGCGCAATACCACTGGGAGCCCGGCAGCGCCGAGCGGCACGAGATGGGCATCCGCGAGGGCGGAGACTGCGCGCTGCTGGCCTCCGCCGGCCCGATGGGCCTCGGCGCCATCGACTTCGCGCTCCACGGTCCGCGCCGGCCCGGGCGCCTGCTGGTTACCGACATGGATCCCGAACGCCTGGAGCACGCGCGGCGGCTCTTCCCGCCGGATGAGGGCACGCGGCAGGGCGTTGAGCTTGTGTTCCTGAACCCGGCCGACCTGCCGGGCGGGCCTGGTGAGCTCGCACAGTTCGTGCGCGAGTGGACGGGCGGTGCAATGATGGACGACGTGTTCGTGCTCTTCCCGTCCGAGCGGCTGATCGAGCAGGCCGACGCCCTCCTGGGCCGCAACGGCTGCCTGAACTTCTTCGCCGGCCCGCCGCGCACCGACTTCCGGGCCGCGCTGAACTTCTACGACGTGCATTACGAGGGCCATCACATCGTCGGCACCAGCGGCGGGAATACCGAGGACATGCTGATCTCGCTGGACCTGATGAGTGCCGGCCGCCTGCAGCCCGGCGGCATGATCACGCACGTCGGCGGCCTCGATGCGGCGGCTCAGACGATCCTGAACCTGCCGCAGATCCACGGCGGCAAGAAGCTCATCTACACGCAGCTCTCCATGCCGCTGGTCGGGCTCGACGAACTCGGCGCCCGGGCCGAGCAGGCCGCGCCGCCCCTGCGCGACGTGCTGCAGGAACTGGATCGAGTCGTGGCCGACGCCGGCGGCGTCTGGTCCGCAGAGGCCGAGCGCGTCCTTCTCGGACGCGAGGAGTTGAGATTCCCCGAGGAATGAGCGCGTCGTCCGACACGATCGTCGCCGTTTCCACGCCCGCAGGGCACTCCGAGCGCGCCGTCGTCCGCCTGAGCGGGCCGGGGGCGCTGGACTGCGTCGCCGTGCGGTTCTCGGCCGACCGCCCCGACGCGCAGCCGCTGCGCACCTTCCGCGCCACCGCCGGGCGGCTGCTGCTGACGGGCCACGGCGTGCACTGCCCCGCGCGGCTCTACGTCATGCGCGCGCCCCACTCCTACACGTGCGAGGACGTGGCCGAACTGCACCTGCCGGGCTCGCCGGCGCTCCTGGACGTCGTGCTGGAGGATCTGCTGGTCCACGGCCCGGGGGGGCTCCGTCTGGCCGAGCCGGGCGAGTTCACCCGCCGCGCGTTCCTGAACGGCCGCATCGACCTGACGCGCGCCGAGGCGGTGCTGGCCGTCATCCGCGCCCAGTCGGAGTCCGAACTCCGGGCCGCCGCCGAACGCCTGGCCGGCGGCGTCGCCCGGCAGTGCGCCGCGCTGCAGGAGGCCGTGACGGCCCTGCGCGTGCAGGCGGAGGCGGATCTGGACTTCGCGCAGCACGGTATCGAAGTGCTTTCCACAGAAGGCTTTGCGGCACGCTGTGCCCGGCTGCGGACCCGGATGGCCGACGAGGCCGGCAGGGGGCGGGCCGAGGTCGCCAGCGACGGCCGCATCCACGTCGTCGTCTGCGGGGCGCCGAACGTGGGGAAGTCCAGCCTGGTGAACCGGCTTGCCGGGTCTGAACATGCACTCGTGCATCCGCGGCCCGGCACCACGCGTGACGCCATCGACGCCGAGATTCGGATCGGCGCCGCCGACTTTCGCTTGACGGACACCGCCGGCCTGATGGCCGAAGCCCGTGGTCCGGACGCCGTCGCCGTGCGGCGCGCGAGGGAGACCGCGGCGCGCGCCCAGCTGCTGATGCTCGTGTTCGACGGCACACAGCCTGCGCCGCCGGAGGCGACAGCGCCGGCCCGCCTGCTGCCGCGGGAGCGCGTGCTCTGCGTTGTGAACAAGTGCGACCTGCCGCTCGTGCTGGATGAGGCCGCGCTCGGCGCAGGGGATTTTGCCTGGCGGACCCTGCACACGTCGGCCCTGACGGGGGAGGGGCTGGCTGCGTTGCGTGACGCCCTCTGGCATGCCGTCTCGGAAGGCCGGCTCGACGCGTCCCCGGCCGACTGCCTCTACAACGCGCGGCAACGCGATGCCCTTCGGCGTGCCGAATCGGAACTGGCACAAGCCCAGGCGGCCGTTGAGGAAGGCCTCGGCTATGAATTCGCCGCCGTGAACCTGCGCGAGGCCGCTGACGCCCTGGGCCGCATCACCGGCCAGGTGACATCGCAGGACGTCCTGGACGCCATCTTCGGCCAGTTCTGCATCGGCAAGTGAGGGGGGGCGGCCGCGCTGCCGGTGATTCTCACCGGGTAGCGCCGGCGTCTCGCCGGCAGTGGCGCGGGCATCCTGCCTGCGCGACGGCATGGTCTGCGCTCGCCAAGAGGTGGTCCGCCGCTGAGGTCCCGGAGGCAGGATGCCTCCGGCACAGCCGGCCAGAGGCCGGCGCTACATCCTGGACGGTCCGACTGCGCTTGAGCTGGGGCCGGCGCTACATCTTGCGGGGGGCACGGCTGCCGGTGATTCCCACCGGGTAGCGCCGGCGTCTCGCCGGCAGTGGCGCGGGCATCCTGCCCGCGCGACGGCATGGTCTGCGCTCGCCAAGAGGTGGCCCGCCGTTGAGGTCCCGGAGGCAAGATGCCTCCGGCATAGCCGGCCAGAGGCCGGCGCTACATCTTGGACGGTCCGACTGCCCTTGAACTGAGGCCGGCGCTACATCTTGCGGGCGGCCGCGCTGCCGGTGGTTCCCACCGGGTAGCGCCGGCGTCTCGCCGGCAGTGGCGCGGGCATCCTGCCCGCGCGAGGGCATGGTCTGCGCTCGCCAGGAGGTGGTCCGCCGCTGACGTCCCGGAGGCAGGATGCCTCCGGCATAGCCGGCCAGAGGCCGGCGCTACATCTTGCGGCGGCACGGCTGGCAGTGATTCTCACCGGGTAGCGCCGGCGTCTCGCCGGCAGTGGCGCGGGCATCCTGCCCGCGCGACGGTATGGTCTGCGCTCGCCAAGAGGTGGCCCGCTGCTGACGTCCCGGAGGCAAGATGCCTCCGGCACAGCCGGCCAGAGGCCGGCGCTACATCTTGGACGGTCCGACTGCGCTTGAACTGAGGCCGGCGCTACATCTTGGACGGTCCGACTGCCCTTGAGCTGGGGCCGGCGCTACATCCTGCGGGCGGCACGGCTGCCGGTGATTCTCACCGGGTAGCGCCGGCGTCTCGCCGGCAGTGGCGCGGGCATCCTGCCCGCGCGAGGGCATGGTCTGCGCTCGCCAAGAGGTGGCCCGCCGCTGAGGTCCCGGAGGCAAGATGCCTCCGGCATAGCCGGCCAGAGGCCGGCGCTACATCCTGCGGGCGGCACGGCTGCGCTTGAACTGAGGCCGGCGCTACATCTTGCGGGCGGCCCCGCTGCCGGTGATTCTCACCGGGTAGCGCCGGCGTCTCGCCGGCAGTGGCGCGGGCATCCTGCCCGCTCGACGGCATGGTCTGCGCTCGCCAGAGGTGGTCCGCCGCTGAGGTCCCGGAGGCAAGATGCCTCCGGCATAGCCGGCCAGAGGCCGGCGCTACATCCTGGACGGTCCGACTGCGCTTGAACTGGGGCCGGCGCTACATCTTGCGGCGGCACGGCTGCCGGTGATTGTCACCGGGTAGCGCCGGCGTCTCGCCGGCAGTGGCGCGGGCATCCTGCCCGCGCGACGGCATGATCTGCGCTCGCCAAGAGGTGGCCCCCGCTGACGTCCCGGAGGCAAGATGCCTCCGGCACAGCCGGCCAGAGGCCGGCGCTACATCCTGGACGGTCCGACTGCGCTTGAACTGGGGCCGGCGCTACATCTTGCGGGCGGCACGGCCTGACGCCTTGGGCGAGATCACCGGCCAGGTGACATCGCAGGACATCCTGGACGCCATCTTCGGCCAGTTCTGCATCGGCAAGTGAGCCACACTCGCCGGCCACCTCAGAGCGTCTTTCGGTCTGCCGGCCCGTCGGCGGGCGGATCGGCGAGTCCTCCGATGGCGTCGGCCATGCGGGCGATGAGGGGCTCCAGGCCGACGGCCGCGAGGGCGGAGATGGGCAGAACGTCCACCGACAGGGCGTCCTCGAGACGGCGCACGTTCTCGTCAGCGCCCGGCCGGTCGGTCTTGTTGGCGGCGACGACCTCCGGTTTCGCGGCGAGTCCGGCGCCGTGGCTGACCAGCTCCTGGCGGATCGCGCGGTAGTTTTCCAGCGGGTCGGTGCCGTCCGCGGGGGCGGCATCGACGACGTGGACGAGCACGCGCGTGCGCTCGACGTGGCGAAGGAACTCGTCGCCGAGCCCCTTGCCTTCGTGGGCGCCCCGGATGAGCCCCGGGAGGTCGGCGACGACGAAGCGGCGGTAGGCGCCGGCCTCGACAATGCCGACGACCGGTTCCAGAGTCGTGAACGGATAGGCGGCGATCTTCGGGTGCGCGGCGCTGATGCGGGTCAGCAGCGTGGATTTGCCGGCGTTCGGCAGCCCGACCAGGCCGACGTCGGCCATGAGCTTCAGTTCCAGGCGCAGGCGGCGTTCGCGGCCCGGGCGTCCCGGCTCGAACTTGCGCGGGGCCTGGTTGACGGACGACTTGAAGCGCGCGTTGCCGCGGCCGCCGCGGCCGCCGCGCGCGACCGCGACGGTGCGCCCGGGCTCGGTCAGGTCGGCCAGCATGATGCCGGTGCCCTCGTCGAAGACCTGTGTCCCGACGGGCACGCGGATGAGCAGGTCCTCGCCGTTGGCCCCGTGGCGGTTGCGTCCGGCGCCGGCGCCGCCATCGGCGGCGCGGAACTCGGCCCGCGAGACCAGGTCCATGAGGGTGGTGAGCTGGGGTTCGGTCCGGAAGATGACGCTGCCGCCGCGGCCGCCGTCTCCGCCGTCGGGGCCGCCGCGCGGCACGTACTTCTCGCGGCGGAAGCTGACGGCGCCGTCGCCGCCGTCGCCGCCCTTCACGTAGATGGTCGTCTGATCGACGAAGCGCATGGCGCTCCCCGGGGCCCCAAAGCAAAGCCAGCGCCCGCCGCGGCACGAGGCCG
This is a stretch of genomic DNA from Candidatus Brocadiaceae bacterium. It encodes these proteins:
- a CDS encoding protein kinase, which gives rise to MNPRLRVDVGRQVGFEYEIPPKEETEAVWLGRGGFCQIRLADNQLSRRHSQFSFCDGVLYVEDLGSKNGTLVNGEPVRDRLAIKDGDRITVGSHELVVIHPTPTSDRAGVLAPLGQREEEENAFQELAHQVGSDFGGYVVEKVIFNGTASVVFRARQVQTGTPAAVKVLKRLKRVTVEDQNRFLRGARHSAALRHENFVRVYKGGRVHEWFYIAMEYAPGRNLVEIVEHKGGPLEVKTALRIADQVLDALQYAYEQDIVFRAVRPDNIIITEGMTVKLTDFDLVKPLAGRQDAQVTRVMDGSLKVDPAFAAPELIAYPVVADQKADVFGAGAVLYYMLCARPPFGGALPADKLTSAFDRVAVPPREINPEVPEAVCEVLKQAMSDYDRYATPGAMREALAQAAAEVRH
- the obgE gene encoding GTPase ObgE, whose protein sequence is MRFVDQTTIYVKGGDGGDGAVSFRREKYVPRGGPDGGDGGRGGSVIFRTEPQLTTLMDLVSRAEFRAADGGAGAGRNRHGANGEDLLIRVPVGTQVFDEGTGIMLADLTEPGRTVAVARGGRGGRGNARFKSSVNQAPRKFEPGRPGRERRLRLELKLMADVGLVGLPNAGKSTLLTRISAAHPKIAAYPFTTLEPVVGIVEAGAYRRFVVADLPGLIRGAHEGKGLGDEFLRHVERTRVLVHVVDAAPADGTDPLENYRAIRQELVSHGAGLAAKPEVVAANKTDRPGADENVRRLEDALSVDVLPISALAAVGLEPLIARMADAIGGLADPPADGPADRKTL
- a CDS encoding zinc-binding dehydrogenase is translated as MLLRTRGVRLYGKRDLRLEAFDLPEPTDDEILAQVVTNSICMSSHKAAEQGADHKRVPADVAQNPVLIGHEFAGRLIRVGRRWADRFEPGQLFAIQPAINYKGALTAPGYSYPHIGGNATFIIIPSEVMEMGCLLPYTGDAFFKASLAEPMSCIVGAFRAQYHWEPGSAERHEMGIREGGDCALLASAGPMGLGAIDFALHGPRRPGRLLVTDMDPERLEHARRLFPPDEGTRQGVELVFLNPADLPGGPGELAQFVREWTGGAMMDDVFVLFPSERLIEQADALLGRNGCLNFFAGPPRTDFRAALNFYDVHYEGHHIVGTSGGNTEDMLISLDLMSAGRLQPGGMITHVGGLDAAAQTILNLPQIHGGKKLIYTQLSMPLVGLDELGARAEQAAPPLRDVLQELDRVVADAGGVWSAEAERVLLGREELRFPEE
- a CDS encoding GTP-binding protein gives rise to the protein MSASSDTIVAVSTPAGHSERAVVRLSGPGALDCVAVRFSADRPDAQPLRTFRATAGRLLLTGHGVHCPARLYVMRAPHSYTCEDVAELHLPGSPALLDVVLEDLLVHGPGGLRLAEPGEFTRRAFLNGRIDLTRAEAVLAVIRAQSESELRAAAERLAGGVARQCAALQEAVTALRVQAEADLDFAQHGIEVLSTEGFAARCARLRTRMADEAGRGRAEVASDGRIHVVVCGAPNVGKSSLVNRLAGSEHALVHPRPGTTRDAIDAEIRIGAADFRLTDTAGLMAEARGPDAVAVRRARETAARAQLLMLVFDGTQPAPPEATAPARLLPRERVLCVVNKCDLPLVLDEAALGAGDFAWRTLHTSALTGEGLAALRDALWHAVSEGRLDASPADCLYNARQRDALRRAESELAQAQAAVEEGLGYEFAAVNLREAADALGRITGQVTSQDVLDAIFGQFCIGK
- a CDS encoding FHA domain-containing protein — its product is MSAYVQITEGERAGWSLALDRIGSYTIGRRSASDLSIVEKAVSRTHCRVEFDGSFYWLVDCDSHNGTFVNERRVTRSMLYDGDMIRVGHVSLRFVMPGQTAGSHG